One genomic window of Clostridium taeniosporum includes the following:
- a CDS encoding YitT family protein, translated as MKNFMKEYGIITLGIILVALGNEYFFIPNNLAGGGVTGIGIIINKYAPNMSVGGITFILNAVLLIVSFIFINGDFGVKTIYASLGLSIIMWFIEKFFNPVAISTDLIIATVFGTIIAAIGMALVFNQNSSTGGTDILAKILNKFLNLDIGKSLLIVDFIITFVAALVFTIDIGLYSMLSVIILGTLIDKFIEGFNICKQVVIISEKNDEISKYIIKVLERGCTFLKGVGGFTGNDSTVLYAVLSRNQFIKLKRFIQETDKRAFISVGEVHEVLGEGFKDIQKD; from the coding sequence ATGAAAAATTTCATGAAAGAGTATGGAATAATAACATTAGGTATAATATTAGTTGCATTAGGAAATGAATATTTCTTTATACCTAATAATCTTGCTGGTGGTGGTGTAACAGGAATAGGTATTATAATAAATAAATATGCACCTAATATGTCAGTAGGAGGTATAACTTTTATATTAAATGCTGTATTGTTAATTGTATCTTTTATATTTATAAATGGGGATTTTGGGGTTAAAACAATATATGCAAGTCTAGGTTTATCAATAATAATGTGGTTTATAGAAAAATTCTTTAATCCAGTAGCGATATCCACAGATTTAATTATAGCTACAGTTTTTGGAACGATAATAGCAGCTATTGGTATGGCCTTAGTATTTAATCAAAATTCCTCTACTGGAGGAACTGATATATTAGCTAAGATACTAAATAAATTTTTAAATTTAGATATAGGAAAATCTTTGTTAATAGTAGATTTTATTATTACATTTGTAGCAGCGTTAGTATTTACTATAGATATAGGGTTGTATTCTATGCTTAGTGTAATAATCTTAGGAACACTTATAGACAAATTTATAGAAGGTTTTAATATATGTAAACAAGTGGTTATTATTAGCGAAAAAAATGATGAAATTAGTAAATATATAATAAAAGTATTAGAGAGAGGATGTACTTTTTTAAAGGGGGTTGGTGGTTTTACTGGAAATGATTCTACAGTTTTATATGCTGTATTAAGTAGGAATCAATTTATAAAGTTAAAAAGATTTATACAAGAAACTGATAAAAGAGCATTTATATCTGTAGGAGAAGTTCATGAAGTTTTAGGAGAAGGTTTTAAAGATATTCAAAAAGATTAA
- the ftsX gene encoding permease-like cell division protein FtsX: MRINTITYFIKDAFTSLKRNRTISFASILTVLITFFVLGTFILLAGNVNEAINSVKDKVELEVFLKDDIKLIDQREIELKLRELDGVKDVVYKSKEEAYKKVKETTSEHEGLLQGYTLEHNPFPASFTVKLESPEYANNISQALEGFTGIEKIDNQKQKQVVDGIVKFVKGINIVGGALFIILVGVSIFLIMNTTKLTVYSRRREVGIMKFVGATDWFIRWPFIIEGMVIGILGSTLSCVILFFAYKGLFSWISSMMMFVTLVPPMYILKVMLLEFVIGGILVGGIASASALRKFLIV, from the coding sequence ATGAGAATTAATACAATTACATATTTTATAAAAGATGCATTTACTAGTTTAAAAAGAAATAGAACTATAAGTTTTGCCTCAATACTTACAGTACTTATAACCTTCTTTGTTTTAGGGACATTTATATTATTAGCTGGAAACGTAAATGAAGCTATTAATAGTGTAAAAGATAAGGTTGAGCTTGAAGTATTTCTTAAAGATGATATAAAACTTATTGATCAAAGAGAAATAGAATTAAAGTTGAGAGAATTAGATGGTGTAAAGGATGTTGTATATAAATCAAAAGAAGAGGCTTATAAAAAAGTTAAAGAAACAACAAGTGAACATGAAGGTTTATTACAAGGGTATACTTTAGAACATAATCCATTTCCAGCATCATTTACTGTAAAGCTTGAATCACCTGAATATGCGAATAATATAAGCCAAGCTTTAGAGGGGTTTACAGGAATTGAAAAGATAGATAATCAAAAACAAAAACAGGTTGTTGATGGAATAGTTAAATTTGTAAAAGGTATAAATATAGTTGGTGGAGCATTATTTATAATATTAGTTGGGGTATCTATTTTCTTAATAATGAATACAACAAAATTAACGGTTTATTCAAGAAGAAGAGAAGTTGGAATAATGAAATTTGTAGGAGCTACCGATTGGTTTATAAGATGGCCTTTTATAATAGAAGGTATGGTAATTGGAATTTTAGGTTCTACATTATCATGTGTAATATTATTCTTTGCTTATAAAGGATTATTTAGTTGGATATCATCAATGATGATGTTTGTTACACTTGTACCTCCTATGTACATTTTAAAAGTTATGCTATTGGAATTTGTAATAGGTGGAATTTTAGTTGGTGGAATTGCTAGTGCATCGGCTTTAAGAAAATTCTTAATAGTATAA
- a CDS encoding transketolase family protein, producing MGNKMATREAYGKALVKLSNINKDVVVLDADLSKSTKTADFKAASPERFINMGIAEANMMGVAAGLSTCGKVPFVSTFAMFAAGRAFEQIRNSICYPNLNVKVCATHAGLTVGEDGASHQSVEDISLMRSVPNMTVINPADGIETEAAILAVAEYKGPCYVRLGRLAVESVNNNADYKFEIGKGITLAEGVDVTIVATGIMVKLALEAKEELAKDGINARVINIHTIKPIDSELLVKAAKETGAIVTAEEHSIIGGLGSAVSEVLAEEMPVPVLKVGIQDTFGESGKPEQLLKAYGLTTENIVEKAKKAVSIKR from the coding sequence ATGGGTAATAAAATGGCAACTAGAGAAGCTTATGGTAAGGCATTAGTAAAACTTTCAAACATAAATAAAGATGTTGTAGTATTAGATGCAGATTTATCAAAGTCAACAAAAACAGCAGATTTTAAAGCTGCTTCACCAGAAAGATTTATAAATATGGGAATAGCAGAAGCTAATATGATGGGAGTTGCAGCAGGTCTTTCAACTTGTGGAAAAGTTCCATTTGTTAGTACATTTGCAATGTTTGCAGCAGGTAGAGCATTTGAACAAATTAGAAATTCAATTTGTTATCCAAATCTTAATGTTAAAGTTTGTGCAACTCATGCAGGATTAACAGTAGGAGAAGATGGAGCATCTCACCAATCAGTTGAAGATATTTCATTAATGAGAAGTGTTCCTAACATGACAGTAATAAATCCAGCTGATGGAATTGAAACAGAAGCTGCTATTTTAGCAGTAGCTGAATATAAAGGACCGTGTTATGTAAGACTTGGTAGATTGGCGGTTGAAAGTGTAAATAATAATGCTGATTATAAGTTTGAAATAGGAAAAGGCATAACATTAGCTGAAGGAGTTGATGTTACTATAGTAGCAACAGGAATAATGGTTAAATTAGCATTAGAAGCCAAGGAAGAGTTAGCTAAAGATGGAATAAATGCAAGAGTTATTAATATTCATACTATAAAACCAATAGATTCAGAATTATTAGTAAAAGCAGCTAAAGAAACAGGTGCTATTGTTACTGCAGAAGAACATAGCATAATTGGTGGATTAGGTTCTGCTGTATCAGAAGTATTAGCTGAAGAAATGCCAGTTCCAGTATTAAAAGTTGGAATTCAAGATACATTTGGTGAAAGTGGAAAACCAGAACAATTATTAAAAGCATACGGATTAACAACTGAAAATATAGTTGAAAAGGCTAAAAAGGCAGTATCAATTAAAAGATAA
- the ftsE gene encoding cell division ATP-binding protein FtsE, with translation MIEFKNISKIYDNNVKALSDVNIEINAGEFVFLVGPSGSGKSTFIKMILKEVEPTNGKIIIGKKDLSTITRRQIPYYRRKIGMVFQDFRLIPNLNVYENVAFAMRVVGASPREIRRRVPMVLSLVGLSHKYKMFPNELSGGEQQRVSLARALVNNPSVLIADEPTGNLDPETAREIMELLDDINKSGTTILMATHAKDIVDYMKKRVIAIDRGEIVRDEKRGKYKDEN, from the coding sequence ATGATTGAGTTTAAGAATATATCGAAAATATATGATAATAATGTTAAAGCATTAAGTGATGTAAATATAGAAATAAATGCAGGCGAATTTGTTTTCTTGGTAGGACCAAGTGGATCAGGAAAATCAACATTTATAAAAATGATATTGAAAGAAGTAGAACCAACTAATGGTAAGATAATAATAGGAAAGAAGGATTTATCAACTATAACTAGAAGACAAATACCTTATTATAGAAGAAAAATAGGTATGGTGTTTCAGGATTTTAGATTGATACCTAATTTAAATGTATATGAAAATGTTGCCTTTGCTATGAGGGTAGTGGGAGCATCACCAAGAGAAATAAGAAGAAGAGTACCTATGGTATTATCATTAGTGGGTTTATCTCATAAATATAAAATGTTCCCTAACGAATTATCTGGGGGAGAGCAGCAAAGAGTATCTCTTGCAAGAGCATTGGTAAATAATCCATCAGTTTTAATAGCTGATGAACCAACAGGAAATCTAGATCCAGAGACAGCTAGAGAAATAATGGAATTGTTAGATGATATAAATAAATCTGGGACAACTATTTTGATGGCAACTCATGCAAAGGATATAGTTGATTATATGAAAAAGAGAGTTATAGCAATTGATAGAGGAGAAATAGTAAGAGACGAAAAGAGAGGTAAGTATAAAGATGAGAATTAA
- a CDS encoding S41 family peptidase has translation MNYLKRDEEKRRINKVWQIIIITAMLVVSGIGCVFVGNYLATKGIILTTASSKVSSELKQMKDVDKYSALFQVREALISKFDGEIDDNVLLEGAIKGMTASLKDPYTVFMNKEEFGKFMEQTTGSFMGIGVQVGVKNDKITIISPIEGSPAASAGLQAGDVIQKVNDIELNGEELDKAISMISGKEKAEVKLTIARGENDTFDVNVTRDVIKVQSIRGEMINSSVGYIQLTSFMDENITDDFKNKITELKNSGMKGLILDLRGNPGGLLSQAVGVASQFIPQGKIITYTIDKYNNKAESPAISGIAEGFPLVLLVDGGSASASEVVTGALRDYKAATIVGTTTFGKGIVQQPIRFSNDIGGLKVTVSKYYTPNGENIHKKGILPDYEVKIPKDLFKEKYDRNIDPQFNKALEVITQKLD, from the coding sequence GTGAATTATTTAAAAAGAGATGAGGAAAAGCGTAGAATAAATAAAGTATGGCAAATAATTATAATTACTGCCATGTTAGTTGTTAGTGGTATAGGCTGCGTATTTGTAGGAAATTATTTAGCTACAAAAGGTATAATATTAACTACAGCTTCATCAAAAGTTTCAAGTGAATTAAAACAAATGAAAGATGTGGATAAATATTCAGCATTATTTCAAGTGAGAGAAGCGTTAATATCAAAATTTGATGGTGAAATAGATGATAATGTTTTATTAGAAGGAGCAATTAAAGGTATGACAGCATCTTTAAAAGATCCTTATACAGTATTTATGAATAAAGAAGAGTTTGGTAAATTTATGGAACAAACTACAGGTAGTTTTATGGGAATAGGAGTTCAAGTTGGAGTAAAGAATGATAAAATAACAATTATATCTCCAATAGAAGGATCACCAGCAGCTTCAGCAGGATTACAAGCTGGCGATGTAATACAAAAAGTAAATGATATTGAATTAAATGGAGAAGAACTTGATAAAGCAATATCTATGATTAGTGGAAAAGAAAAAGCAGAAGTGAAATTAACAATTGCTAGAGGAGAAAATGATACATTTGATGTAAATGTAACTAGAGATGTTATAAAGGTACAGTCAATAAGAGGAGAAATGATTAATTCATCTGTTGGATATATACAATTAACTTCTTTTATGGATGAAAATATTACAGATGATTTTAAAAATAAAATAACAGAATTGAAAAACTCAGGAATGAAAGGTTTAATACTAGACTTAAGAGGAAATCCAGGTGGATTACTTTCACAAGCAGTTGGAGTAGCATCTCAATTTATACCACAAGGAAAAATAATAACTTATACTATAGATAAATATAATAATAAAGCAGAATCACCAGCTATTAGTGGAATAGCTGAAGGTTTCCCTTTAGTGTTACTTGTTGATGGAGGAAGTGCAAGTGCATCAGAGGTTGTTACAGGAGCATTAAGAGATTATAAAGCTGCAACTATAGTTGGAACAACTACATTTGGAAAAGGAATAGTTCAACAACCTATAAGATTTTCAAATGACATAGGTGGACTTAAAGTAACAGTTTCAAAATACTATACTCCTAATGGAGAAAACATTCATAAAAAGGGGATACTACCTGATTATGAAGTAAAAATACCTAAAGATTTATTTAAAGAAAAATATGATAGAAACATAGATCCTCAATTTAATAAAGCTTTAGAAGTAATAACGCAGAAGCTTGATTAG